In the genome of Bradyrhizobium sp. CIAT3101, one region contains:
- a CDS encoding glycosyltransferase family 4 protein: MRILITSSLYPTPGAPKVVGGAEIFVRRIAEGLLKSGDEVEVVRAASLPEQAMETSNGIDVYSAPVHNIYRPFTGQRSAPARGLWHATEDWRQNAELVASRIKAFKPDVLHSNNLSGLTTAVWKTAAELNVPVLHTLHDYYLTCPRCSRFSKGKACEHTCMSCRLLTINRRSATKYLRGVVGVSQRILDIHLETGLFADTQLRKVIPHASTMPVSAPSKYSAGPILTLGFIGRLTEEKGIYNLIKAFAYLPHDKVRLVIAGVAEAEIQHEIRAMAPKARIEFLGFVEPETFYRQIDVVVIPPIWEEPGPLVVADAQAARKPFLGTQFGGIPEAVKRGAVGWLTAPDPKSLADSILRIMSNPAELAAMVDKLNEKNNHRTFTDVIAEYRDAFELLSRHKQ; encoded by the coding sequence ATGAGGATATTGATCACATCGTCACTGTACCCGACACCGGGCGCACCGAAGGTGGTCGGCGGGGCCGAGATATTCGTGCGCCGCATTGCCGAAGGCCTTTTGAAGAGTGGCGATGAAGTCGAAGTCGTTCGCGCCGCCTCGCTGCCTGAGCAGGCGATGGAGACGAGCAACGGCATCGACGTATATTCGGCGCCGGTCCACAACATCTACCGGCCCTTCACCGGACAGCGCAGCGCGCCTGCGCGGGGATTGTGGCACGCGACGGAGGACTGGCGTCAAAACGCTGAACTTGTGGCCAGCAGGATCAAGGCATTCAAGCCCGACGTGCTACACTCGAACAACCTCTCGGGCCTCACCACGGCGGTATGGAAGACGGCGGCCGAGCTCAATGTGCCGGTGCTTCACACGTTGCACGACTACTACCTGACCTGCCCGCGGTGCTCGCGCTTCTCGAAGGGGAAGGCCTGCGAGCATACCTGCATGAGTTGCAGGCTGCTGACCATCAATCGCCGAAGCGCAACCAAATATCTGCGCGGCGTCGTCGGCGTGAGCCAGCGCATCCTCGACATCCATCTGGAGACGGGCCTGTTCGCCGATACGCAGCTGCGCAAGGTCATCCCCCATGCATCGACGATGCCGGTCTCCGCGCCTTCGAAGTATTCCGCGGGTCCCATCCTGACCCTCGGATTCATCGGCCGTCTGACCGAAGAAAAAGGCATCTACAATCTCATCAAGGCGTTCGCCTATCTTCCCCATGACAAGGTGCGCCTCGTCATCGCGGGCGTCGCGGAGGCGGAGATACAGCACGAGATCCGGGCCATGGCGCCGAAGGCGAGGATCGAGTTTCTCGGCTTCGTCGAGCCCGAGACATTCTACCGTCAGATCGACGTCGTCGTGATTCCGCCGATCTGGGAGGAGCCGGGCCCGCTCGTCGTTGCTGACGCGCAAGCCGCACGAAAGCCTTTCCTCGGAACGCAATTCGGCGGAATTCCCGAGGCCGTGAAGCGCGGCGCCGTCGGCTGGCTGACCGCGCCCGATCCGAAGTCGCTCGCAGACAGCATTCTGCGCATCATGTCGAATCCCGCGGAGCTGGCGGCGATGGTCGACAAGCTCAACGAAAAGAACAACCATCGGACATTCACCGATGTCATCGCCGAATATCGCGACGCCTTCGAGCTCCTGAGCCGGCACAAGCAATAG
- a CDS encoding oligosaccharide flippase family protein: MLKNLLSMSGMNVLKSGLQFAMTVMMTYFAAPAEFGLVTFSLPFVGFIALLTDLGMSSAMVQRQTLDRDDAGAAITLICAIGLLCAVILAIISAPLAAGLEMEGLGSVLATLSISVVLSIAALGPRAVLERHLRYQVVASVEIVAVIVSVLTCVLGAFLGWGVWALVAYYVVVQIVRAAAFAIIARKDVQLNFQWGRVRSILTFGGWVLASNLLNFAGRAVGNVLIGGAVGAAAVGLYGLAYQIMILPLMVITWPGSGVLMATLSRQAAKGSLQERNEIICGVLSLTAAVVFPGMLYLTFGADYLFTAFFPAKWTGIIPLVGLMSIAGAAQSITAYSGAMLLSRGKAQLQFWVSTANSISTIVAFVIGLRFGLIGIIKIYLAVTLIVSVATMLITSWETRLPVFDLVKALAPATVATLLGLFAANRVMEMAATPKSAWLLGTTAYVLTIAISYLLFHRQLARSLLGLRDLELNKERVAAT; encoded by the coding sequence ATGCTGAAAAACCTGCTGTCGATGTCCGGCATGAACGTTCTCAAATCCGGCCTGCAATTCGCGATGACCGTCATGATGACGTATTTCGCAGCACCGGCCGAATTCGGTCTCGTCACCTTTTCACTGCCGTTCGTCGGATTCATCGCGCTGTTGACCGATCTGGGCATGTCGAGCGCCATGGTGCAGCGGCAAACGCTCGATCGCGACGACGCGGGCGCCGCGATCACGCTGATCTGCGCCATCGGCCTGCTCTGCGCCGTGATCCTGGCGATCATCTCCGCGCCTCTCGCCGCAGGTCTCGAGATGGAGGGATTGGGAAGCGTGCTCGCCACGCTGTCGATTTCGGTGGTGCTCTCCATCGCCGCCCTCGGCCCGCGCGCCGTGTTGGAACGGCACCTGCGCTACCAGGTCGTGGCCAGCGTCGAGATCGTCGCCGTCATCGTTTCGGTGCTCACCTGCGTTCTCGGCGCTTTCCTGGGCTGGGGCGTCTGGGCGCTGGTTGCCTATTACGTGGTGGTCCAGATCGTTCGTGCCGCGGCCTTCGCCATCATCGCGCGCAAGGATGTGCAGCTCAACTTTCAATGGGGCCGCGTGCGCTCGATCCTGACCTTCGGCGGTTGGGTGCTGGCGAGCAATCTGCTCAACTTTGCCGGTCGCGCGGTTGGCAACGTCCTGATCGGCGGCGCGGTGGGCGCGGCCGCCGTCGGTCTGTACGGTCTGGCTTACCAGATCATGATCCTGCCGCTGATGGTGATCACCTGGCCCGGCAGCGGCGTGCTCATGGCGACGCTCAGCCGTCAAGCCGCCAAAGGATCGCTGCAGGAGCGCAACGAGATCATTTGCGGCGTGCTGTCGCTGACGGCGGCCGTGGTCTTTCCCGGCATGCTCTATCTCACGTTCGGCGCCGACTACCTTTTCACCGCGTTCTTTCCGGCCAAATGGACCGGCATCATTCCGCTGGTCGGGCTGATGTCGATAGCCGGTGCGGCGCAGTCGATCACCGCCTACAGCGGCGCCATGCTGCTGTCGCGGGGCAAGGCTCAGCTGCAATTCTGGGTTTCGACCGCGAACAGCATCTCGACCATCGTGGCGTTCGTCATCGGCCTGAGATTCGGGCTGATCGGGATCATCAAGATCTATCTTGCGGTGACGCTCATCGTGTCCGTCGCCACGATGCTGATCACCTCCTGGGAGACCAGGCTGCCGGTATTCGATCTGGTCAAGGCGCTTGCGCCCGCAACCGTCGCCACGCTGCTCGGCCTCTTTGCCGCAAATCGCGTCATGGAGATGGCCGCCACGCCGAAGTCAGCCTGGCTGCTCGGCACGACCGCATACGTCCTGACGATCGCGATCAGCTACCTGCTGTTTCATCGGCAACTGGCACGGAGCCTGCTCGGCCTGCGGGATCTCGAACTGAACAAGGAGCGCGTCGCTGCGACCTAG
- a CDS encoding glycosyl hydrolase 53 family protein, whose amino-acid sequence MAVKRMFLAVVLLTLGLVASIEKASAGPLTWGVDGPDARRVDLKAVFEVMRARGLTQYRVAANLARDTDPYEVQMYRDMLALAKTYGITLKPILATPFAWGDRTDGGKYPAGDWNALYQQAYSRTYTFVINFKDQINDWEMGNEINLLALDSSGKKLYGHGWTAEEFDMPVMNDWVAVLKGMSDAIDKINREHGTHLRRVLNTTSTMFGFLDFMASKGVGFDVISYHYYEVLNQNPNRAWGGSRQPYNLFKKLATYGKPVVFNEVNCAEIYKPAYENEAGKPLTETCYKSLHATLSFIANQVDADVESVLIYELFDEPKKAPPENRFGLMYDLKTPKVPLYMLSRFAGGQLAPHEAEELTKRGM is encoded by the coding sequence GTGGCAGTAAAGAGAATGTTTCTGGCCGTGGTGCTGCTGACGCTCGGTCTGGTGGCATCCATCGAGAAAGCCAGCGCGGGTCCGCTCACCTGGGGGGTCGATGGTCCCGACGCACGGCGCGTCGATCTGAAGGCGGTCTTTGAGGTCATGCGAGCCCGCGGGCTCACGCAATACCGCGTCGCTGCAAATCTCGCGCGGGATACCGATCCCTACGAGGTCCAGATGTACCGGGACATGCTGGCGCTGGCCAAGACCTACGGCATCACGCTCAAGCCGATCCTGGCTACTCCGTTTGCCTGGGGCGATCGCACCGACGGAGGCAAGTATCCGGCCGGCGACTGGAATGCGCTGTATCAGCAGGCCTATTCGAGAACTTACACCTTCGTGATCAATTTCAAGGACCAGATCAACGATTGGGAGATGGGCAACGAGATCAACCTTCTGGCGCTGGATTCCAGCGGCAAGAAGCTCTATGGCCACGGCTGGACCGCCGAGGAATTCGACATGCCGGTCATGAACGACTGGGTCGCGGTCCTCAAGGGCATGTCGGATGCGATCGACAAGATCAATCGCGAGCACGGGACGCATTTGCGACGGGTGCTCAACACCACGTCGACGATGTTCGGCTTCCTCGACTTCATGGCGTCGAAGGGCGTTGGATTCGATGTCATCTCCTATCACTATTATGAAGTCCTGAATCAGAATCCGAACCGCGCGTGGGGCGGCAGCAGGCAGCCCTACAATCTGTTCAAGAAGCTCGCGACCTATGGCAAGCCGGTGGTCTTCAACGAGGTCAATTGCGCGGAGATCTACAAGCCGGCCTACGAGAACGAAGCCGGCAAGCCTCTCACCGAAACGTGCTACAAGAGCCTGCACGCCACGTTGAGCTTCATCGCCAATCAGGTCGATGCCGACGTCGAGAGCGTGCTGATCTACGAGCTGTTCGACGAGCCGAAGAAGGCCCCGCCGGAAAACCGCTTCGGCCTGATGTACGACCTCAAAACGCCGAAGGTTCCGCTCTACATGCTGTCACGCTTCGCCGGAGGGCAGCTTGCGCCGCATGAGGCCGAGGAACTGACAAAGCGCGGAATGTAG
- a CDS encoding glycosyltransferase, with protein sequence MSNAPLESKPPIVLNRSTEAGRSVACVIVTYGRREQLVRRTVAAVQASPAVKRVIVVDNGCNRPVMVDDFATMPPVDVVRLDSNLGSAGGFHAGITAAQRLEDADLGFVLILDDDNVGEDGFLDRLLALHTALGATDDIGLCALRRHRGIYPTLLADQNAVAIRANSFLNFHLASLPSKLWRRFARSARRNPENYGEFHLRRIETAPYGGLLLPIGAVRKVSPPNKEFVLYSDDHDYSLRLMDAGIAIYLTDVGCINDAEESWDKKPSASARSALVSPDAPAWRLYYACRNRILIEKRYTTSPIVYRINRTSYVGLLAIEAILAYRSLNGARKALRPLLEAIADGDAQRLGWRTEYQLPGASPSSTASAH encoded by the coding sequence TTGTCGAACGCTCCCCTCGAATCGAAGCCACCGATCGTCCTCAATCGCTCGACCGAAGCGGGGCGCTCGGTCGCATGTGTCATCGTGACATACGGACGACGCGAGCAGCTGGTGCGGCGGACCGTTGCCGCCGTTCAGGCCAGCCCCGCGGTCAAACGCGTGATCGTGGTCGACAATGGATGCAACCGGCCGGTGATGGTTGACGATTTCGCAACCATGCCTCCCGTCGACGTTGTCAGGCTCGATTCAAATCTGGGATCGGCCGGCGGCTTTCACGCCGGCATCACCGCAGCCCAGCGGCTCGAGGACGCCGATTTGGGGTTCGTCCTCATTCTGGACGACGATAATGTCGGCGAGGACGGCTTCCTGGATCGCTTGCTCGCGCTGCATACGGCGCTCGGCGCGACGGACGATATCGGGCTGTGCGCATTGCGCAGGCATCGGGGCATCTATCCGACCCTGCTCGCCGATCAGAACGCCGTGGCCATCCGCGCCAACTCGTTCCTGAACTTTCATCTCGCCTCGCTTCCGTCGAAACTTTGGCGGCGGTTTGCGCGGTCCGCGCGGCGGAATCCGGAAAATTACGGGGAGTTTCATCTGCGCCGGATCGAGACCGCACCGTATGGCGGACTCCTGCTGCCGATCGGCGCGGTCCGGAAGGTTTCGCCTCCGAACAAGGAGTTCGTCCTCTACAGCGACGACCACGACTACTCGCTGCGCCTGATGGACGCAGGCATCGCCATCTATCTGACGGATGTCGGTTGCATCAACGACGCCGAAGAATCCTGGGACAAGAAGCCGAGCGCCAGCGCGCGCAGCGCGCTCGTCAGCCCCGACGCACCGGCGTGGCGGCTCTATTATGCCTGCCGGAACCGGATCTTGATTGAGAAACGGTATACAACCTCCCCGATTGTCTATCGAATCAATCGAACGAGCTACGTTGGCCTGCTCGCGATCGAGGCAATCCTGGCTTACCGCAGCCTCAATGGTGCCAGAAAGGCGCTTCGTCCGCTGCTCGAAGCCATCGCCGACGGCGACGCACAGCGACTTGGGTGGCGAACCGAATATCAATTGCCGGGCGCATCACCATCGAGCACTGCGTCCGCGCATTAG
- a CDS encoding RHS repeat protein gives MATITSSDQTVLSASAFTSSIGVNTHVSYAWGSYNNLALVEADLKYLGVTTLRDGLTNIPAAQPVLDGLANDGYKFDLGVSSSIPATGSAGLQQYIAALDAFEAAHPGSIIALEGLNEVNLQAFSYNGSSTIEAAAQFQQALYTAIKADANLSKLPVYNLTLGYDDPSDFAKLGNLGASSDYANSHAYVSTGTTPGAALASALNLASSVSPGDPTVITETGYTTLSTTPYLGVNESVQAKSILNTLMDAFKDGVGTTYLYELLDRNSSSSDTDAQSHFGLFYDDGTPKLAATAVHNLTTILNDDGTGSGQPTSPLSYTLSNMPDSGNSMVLGKSNGAYDLVVWAEPKVWDPKTNTEISNPSQTVTVELDGVHQSIKVYDPTSGTDPIETFTNVSSFTIPVSDHPIIIEIDGVARAPSNPAQATDVTGTAATIVAELADLSASPTLHSITLTDTHVLAVASVSTMNYIISHYGNALAAIQGGYSFSVTTSTSSWSETKFFNASGTLTGTQTSNFSNGVITSKSLVNVDSSSDTILYAAGVKTQEVIVSANGAKQTINYNSDGSISSETVAAADKTVTTTVYTNGLKSKVYVTNADGTHTNTFYGITGQAYATQIQTTKADGTITSITNLHADGTTQYTKVLNADGSTTTDLYNSAGQKTSEVRNYTDGSSLTTNYDTTGTVTQTVAKAAGGASTTTNYSAGVLASIYITSADGTKEAKLFTAGVIASDQVQKTDGSSSMTVYANGVKSKVYVTNADGTHTNTFYNITGQAYTTQIQTTKADGTVTSITQLHADGTTQYTKITNADGGTTTSFYNTAGQKITTVQNFQDGSSLTTTYNTSGVATQTVSKAVNGTATTTNLSAGVPTSIYIINADGSKETKLYAAGVITSDLVQKTDGSSSMTVYVSGVKSKMYVTNADGTHTNTFYNITGQPYTTQIQTTKADGTVTAFTNLHADGTTQYTKITNADGSTTTGLYNTAGQKITEVRNYTDGSSLTTTYNTSGVVTQTVAKATNGTTTTTNLNAGVQTSIYITSADGTKETKLFTAGVIASDLVQKTDGSSTMTVFASGVKSKVYVTNADGTHTNTFYNITGQAYTTEIQKTKADGTITAITDLHADGTLQYSKVVNADGSVTTDQYDSTGHMTTEVVNYADGSSLTSIYNTAGAVTQTVAKASGNSTTTNFSSGVKTSVYITNADGSKESDLYTSGHLTSTLIQKTDGSSATTVYTNDIKTATYETHADGTHTNTFFNVTGKAYTTEIQQSKADGTITSITDLHADGTLQYSKVVNSDGSITTDLYDSTGHKTTEVQNYTDGSTLSSTYDTTGSVTQTVAKANGNTTTTNFSAGVKTSVYITNADGSKDTQTYSSGKIASDYVQNTDGSNATTVYTDGVKAKMYVNNADGSHDNFYFNATNTEHDSYNTAGNLAYVDILNSDGTHNSSAKVAGITLTGGTGNDTFAVAGAGSTTISFSGGSDTVNGFHAGSATGHDTVAIAKLMATDYSQLQLSQSGADTLIHVTANDTILLKNVVAANVTSSDFMFV, from the coding sequence ATGGCGACCATCACCAGCAGCGATCAAACTGTTCTCTCGGCAAGCGCGTTCACAAGTTCAATCGGCGTCAACACGCACGTGTCATATGCGTGGGGCAGCTACAACAATCTGGCTCTCGTCGAAGCCGATCTCAAATATCTCGGCGTCACCACGCTTCGTGACGGTTTGACGAACATCCCGGCAGCGCAGCCGGTGCTCGATGGCCTGGCGAACGACGGATACAAGTTCGACCTCGGCGTCTCATCGTCGATCCCCGCAACAGGTTCCGCGGGCCTGCAGCAGTACATCGCCGCGCTCGATGCGTTCGAGGCGGCACACCCGGGCAGCATCATCGCGCTCGAAGGCCTGAACGAGGTCAACCTTCAGGCGTTCAGCTACAACGGCAGCTCGACGATCGAAGCGGCCGCGCAATTCCAGCAGGCGCTCTACACCGCGATCAAGGCCGATGCGAACCTTTCCAAGCTTCCGGTCTACAATCTGACCCTCGGCTACGACGATCCCAGCGATTTCGCCAAGCTCGGCAATCTCGGCGCGTCCTCGGACTACGCCAACTCCCACGCCTATGTCAGCACCGGCACCACGCCGGGTGCCGCGCTGGCGTCAGCGTTGAACCTCGCAAGCTCGGTGTCTCCCGGCGATCCCACGGTCATCACCGAAACCGGCTACACCACGCTGAGCACCACGCCGTATCTCGGCGTGAACGAGTCGGTGCAAGCCAAGTCGATCCTCAACACCTTGATGGATGCCTTCAAGGACGGTGTCGGCACGACTTATCTCTACGAACTGCTCGACCGCAATTCGTCCAGCAGCGATACCGATGCGCAGAGCCATTTCGGACTGTTCTACGACGACGGCACGCCCAAGCTGGCGGCTACCGCGGTCCATAACCTGACGACGATCCTCAACGATGACGGAACCGGCAGCGGCCAGCCGACGAGCCCGCTGAGCTATACGCTGAGCAACATGCCGGACTCCGGCAACAGCATGGTGCTCGGCAAGAGCAACGGCGCCTACGATCTGGTCGTCTGGGCCGAGCCGAAGGTCTGGGATCCGAAGACCAACACCGAGATCAGCAATCCGAGCCAAACCGTCACGGTAGAGCTCGACGGCGTGCATCAGTCCATCAAGGTCTATGATCCGACCAGTGGAACCGACCCGATCGAGACCTTCACCAATGTCAGCTCGTTCACGATTCCCGTGAGCGATCACCCCATCATCATCGAGATCGACGGCGTGGCCCGCGCGCCCTCGAATCCGGCCCAGGCCACCGACGTCACCGGCACGGCCGCCACGATCGTCGCGGAGCTCGCCGATCTCTCTGCATCCCCCACCCTGCATTCGATCACGCTGACCGACACCCACGTGCTCGCCGTCGCGTCAGTGTCGACGATGAACTACATCATCTCGCACTACGGCAACGCGCTCGCGGCGATCCAGGGCGGTTACTCCTTCTCCGTCACGACCTCGACGTCGAGCTGGAGCGAGACGAAGTTCTTCAACGCGTCCGGCACGCTGACGGGAACGCAGACGTCGAACTTCTCCAACGGCGTCATCACCAGCAAATCGCTCGTCAACGTCGACTCGAGCAGCGACACGATCCTGTACGCGGCCGGCGTCAAGACGCAGGAAGTGATCGTCAGTGCAAACGGCGCGAAACAGACCATCAACTACAATTCGGACGGCAGCATCTCGAGCGAGACGGTCGCCGCCGCCGACAAGACCGTCACGACGACGGTCTACACGAACGGCCTGAAGTCCAAGGTCTATGTGACCAATGCCGACGGAACGCACACCAACACGTTCTACGGCATCACGGGGCAGGCCTACGCGACCCAGATTCAGACCACCAAGGCCGATGGGACGATCACGTCCATCACCAACCTGCACGCCGACGGCACGACGCAGTACACCAAGGTGCTGAACGCCGACGGCAGCACCACCACGGATCTCTACAACAGCGCCGGTCAGAAGACGTCGGAAGTGCGCAACTACACCGACGGCTCAAGCCTGACGACGAACTACGACACCACCGGTACGGTGACGCAGACCGTCGCGAAGGCTGCCGGCGGCGCAAGCACGACAACCAACTATAGCGCCGGCGTGCTGGCGTCGATCTACATCACCAGCGCCGACGGTACCAAGGAAGCCAAGCTGTTCACGGCCGGCGTGATCGCCAGCGATCAGGTCCAGAAGACCGACGGATCGTCGTCGATGACGGTGTATGCCAACGGCGTCAAATCCAAGGTGTACGTCACCAATGCCGACGGCACCCACACCAACACCTTCTACAATATCACCGGCCAGGCCTACACGACCCAGATCCAGACGACCAAGGCCGACGGAACGGTCACGTCCATCACCCAACTGCACGCCGACGGCACGACGCAGTACACCAAGATCACCAATGCGGATGGTGGCACCACCACCAGCTTCTACAATACGGCCGGGCAGAAAATCACAACCGTCCAGAACTTCCAGGACGGCTCCAGCCTGACCACGACCTACAACACATCAGGGGTCGCGACGCAGACGGTTTCGAAGGCCGTCAACGGCACAGCCACGACGACGAACCTCAGCGCCGGCGTTCCGACGTCGATCTACATCATCAACGCCGACGGCAGCAAGGAAACCAAGCTGTACGCGGCCGGCGTGATCACCAGCGATCTGGTCCAGAAGACCGACGGATCGTCGTCAATGACGGTCTATGTCAGCGGCGTGAAATCGAAGATGTATGTCACCAACGCCGACGGCACCCACACCAACACCTTCTACAACATCACCGGCCAGCCCTATACGACACAGATCCAGACGACGAAGGCGGACGGAACCGTGACCGCCTTCACCAATCTGCATGCCGACGGCACGACGCAGTACACCAAGATCACCAATGCGGACGGCAGCACCACCACCGGCCTCTACAACACGGCCGGCCAGAAGATCACCGAGGTGCGCAACTACACCGACGGATCGAGCCTCACGACGACCTACAATACTTCGGGCGTCGTGACGCAGACCGTGGCCAAGGCCACCAACGGCACCACGACGACCACCAACCTCAATGCCGGCGTCCAGACCTCAATCTACATCACGAGCGCCGACGGCACCAAGGAGACCAAGCTGTTTACGGCCGGCGTGATCGCCAGCGATCTCGTCCAGAAGACCGACGGGTCGTCGACCATGACGGTGTTCGCCAGCGGCGTGAAATCGAAAGTGTACGTCACCAACGCCGACGGCACCCACACCAACACTTTCTACAACATCACCGGCCAGGCCTACACGACCGAGATCCAGAAGACCAAGGCCGACGGCACCATCACGGCGATCACCGATCTCCACGCCGACGGCACCCTGCAGTACTCCAAGGTCGTCAACGCCGACGGCAGCGTCACCACCGACCAGTATGACAGCACCGGCCACATGACGACCGAGGTCGTCAACTACGCCGACGGCTCGTCGCTGACGTCCATCTACAATACCGCAGGCGCGGTCACGCAGACGGTCGCCAAGGCCAGCGGCAATTCGACGACGACCAATTTCAGCAGCGGCGTCAAGACGTCGGTCTACATCACCAATGCCGACGGCTCAAAGGAGTCCGATCTCTACACGTCCGGCCACCTGACCAGCACGCTGATCCAGAAGACCGACGGCTCGTCGGCAACGACGGTCTACACCAACGACATCAAGACCGCGACCTACGAGACGCATGCCGACGGCACGCACACCAATACGTTCTTCAATGTCACCGGCAAGGCCTATACGACCGAGATCCAGCAGAGCAAGGCGGACGGCACCATCACCTCGATCACCGATCTGCACGCCGACGGCACCCTGCAATACAGCAAGGTCGTCAACTCGGACGGCAGCATCACGACGGATCTGTACGACTCGACCGGTCACAAGACGACCGAAGTGCAGAACTACACCGACGGTTCGACCCTGTCGTCCACCTACGATACGACCGGCAGCGTGACCCAGACGGTGGCAAAGGCCAACGGCAACACCACGACGACCAACTTCAGCGCCGGGGTCAAGACGTCGGTCTACATCACCAATGCCGACGGCTCGAAGGACACCCAGACCTATTCGAGCGGCAAGATCGCCAGCGACTACGTCCAGAACACCGACGGCTCGAACGCGACGACCGTTTACACGGACGGCGTCAAGGCGAAGATGTACGTCAACAATGCCGACGGCTCGCACGACAATTTCTACTTCAACGCGACCAACACGGAGCACGACTCCTACAACACGGCCGGCAACCTGGCTTATGTCGACATCCTGAACTCGGACGGCACGCACAATTCGTCGGCCAAGGTCGCCGGCATCACGCTGACCGGCGGCACTGGAAACGACACCTTCGCGGTGGCCGGCGCCGGATCGACCACAATCTCGTTCAGCGGTGGCAGCGACACGGTGAACGGCTTCCACGCCGGATCGGCCACGGGCCACGACACGGTCGCCATCGCCAAGCTGATGGCCACCGACTACAGCCAGCTCCAGCTCAGCCAGTCCGGTGCCGACACCCTGATCCACGTCACGGCGAACGACACCATCCTGCTGAAGAACGTCGTTGCCGCGAACGTGACCAGCAGCGACTTCATGTTCGTCTGA
- a CDS encoding acyltransferase: protein MTDIEGARSPKGGIVPGIQYLRGFAAILVVIWHVNWLVSLPPSYGESPFALAETGLFGVAIFFVISGFIITIVSFGPIRSTRAEFFGRRFLRIIPFMWVCVIGYNLLSMAGSAKIDLLPGLRAMALWPIGELRPHVVWTLRHEFIFYILFAITMLRPRPLSYVLAAWFLAPLAWYAASHWLAWPELLQPEGSGLALATVVGYGNIMMPNLQFGMGFALGLLWLRGNPIVQRRYPAAFLLTLAATVLATALVGATLSEDNGLRALWWTLFATLVVWLGIVSTEKPGPLHSLGMLLGDASYSIYLTHAATAVVLIQISARLHNPLPTALFVVAAVVASVLAGILIHWYVEQPLIAYCRRLGRRRSIVA, encoded by the coding sequence TTGACGGATATCGAGGGTGCGCGGTCCCCCAAGGGCGGGATCGTACCGGGAATTCAATACCTGCGCGGTTTTGCAGCCATTCTGGTGGTGATCTGGCACGTCAACTGGCTGGTCAGCCTGCCGCCGTCTTACGGTGAGAGCCCGTTTGCGCTTGCCGAAACCGGCCTGTTCGGTGTCGCAATCTTCTTCGTCATCAGCGGCTTTATCATCACGATTGTTTCATTCGGCCCGATCCGCAGCACGCGCGCCGAATTCTTCGGCCGGCGCTTCCTGCGCATCATTCCCTTCATGTGGGTATGCGTGATCGGATACAACCTGCTGTCGATGGCCGGCTCGGCGAAGATCGATCTCCTCCCGGGCCTGCGCGCCATGGCGCTCTGGCCGATCGGAGAGCTGCGGCCCCACGTGGTCTGGACGCTCAGGCACGAGTTCATTTTCTACATCCTGTTCGCAATCACCATGTTGCGGCCGCGACCCCTTTCATACGTGCTGGCCGCCTGGTTCCTTGCGCCGCTGGCGTGGTACGCGGCGTCTCACTGGCTCGCGTGGCCGGAACTGCTGCAGCCCGAAGGTTCAGGCCTCGCGCTCGCCACCGTGGTCGGTTACGGCAACATCATGATGCCCAACCTTCAGTTCGGCATGGGATTTGCGCTGGGTCTGCTGTGGCTGAGGGGGAATCCCATCGTGCAGCGCCGCTATCCTGCAGCATTCCTGCTCACACTCGCTGCGACGGTCCTGGCAACGGCCCTTGTCGGGGCGACACTGTCGGAAGACAACGGGCTCCGCGCCCTCTGGTGGACGCTGTTCGCGACGCTCGTCGTCTGGCTGGGCATCGTCTCGACCGAGAAGCCGGGACCGCTGCATTCCCTCGGCATGCTGCTCGGCGACGCCTCCTATTCGATCTACCTCACGCACGCGGCGACCGCAGTCGTGCTGATTCAGATATCCGCGCGGCTCCACAATCCATTGCCGACCGCGCTGTTCGTCGTCGCAGCGGTGGTCGCGTCGGTCCTCGCCGGGATCCTGATCCATTGGTATGTCGAGCAACCGCTCATTGCCTATTGCCGCCGGCTCGGACGCCGCCGTTCCATTGTCGCATAG